A stretch of Gemmatimonas sp. DNA encodes these proteins:
- a CDS encoding cytochrome b562, with the protein MTTRIRQLGTALVLALSMASTAQAQQEEPKTPLGKKMAAMNTAFKAVGRQVEDPAKNASTLEQIAIIETNAKASLTLEPEKKAKVPTGEQAKFLSDYQAEMKQLLATVEKLKAAVKAGNNAEAVKIVDDMKAAQREGHREFRLRKAGAPPV; encoded by the coding sequence ATGACCACTCGCATCCGGCAGCTCGGTACGGCGCTGGTCCTCGCCCTGTCGATGGCGAGCACCGCTCAGGCCCAGCAGGAAGAGCCGAAGACCCCGCTGGGCAAGAAGATGGCCGCCATGAATACGGCGTTCAAAGCCGTGGGGCGGCAAGTCGAGGATCCCGCCAAGAACGCGAGCACGCTTGAGCAGATCGCGATCATCGAGACCAACGCCAAGGCCTCGCTCACGCTGGAGCCGGAGAAGAAGGCCAAGGTGCCCACCGGCGAGCAGGCGAAGTTCTTGAGTGACTATCAGGCGGAGATGAAGCAGTTGCTCGCCACGGTGGAGAAGCTCAAGGCTGCCGTGAAGGCCGGCAACAACGCCGAGGCCGTGAAGATCGTGGATGACATGAAAGCGGCACAGCGCGAAGGGCATCGCGAGTTCCGGCTGCGCAAGGCGGGCGCCCCGCCCGTGTAA
- a CDS encoding SusC/RagA family TonB-linked outer membrane protein, with amino-acid sequence MLGVLARPGLLLAALALTAAPLAAQTRTITGKVLEEGSRAPIAAAQLQVQGTSVGALTRDDGAFSIVGAPAREVILVVRRIGYPLTRITVAATSGPLEIVLKRDVLNLDQVVVTGQASGISRRNLANDVASVSGADMNKVSAQSIENAMQGKIAGAQISQSTGAPGGGNRIRIRGISSILGSAQPLYVIDGVIVTDVAIGAGTNKVTRAAGSAISVGNQEAPVNRIADLNPNDIENVDILKGSAAAAIYGSKASGGVIIITTKRGQAGKPRFALRTGMGTAELAYRNGSRRFQTLDDAVRVFGPGITPFFDPNQYLDYETLAYGNRPVNSDLSLSVSGGTDATRYFVSASRRNEEGIVENTFARKTNVRVNLDQRISSRLNLQVGNEILNNASDRGLFGNDNAGNSIAYTLTKIPGFLDLRRRPDGTWPVNQFYPSNPLQTIDQFENDENVWRNITTARLTADLLTGDKHTLQFIAFGGVDLLNQTNLIYSPPTLQFEPVDGLPGTSGNSKTTNLQRNLNLNAVHGWQPTSSLKITSQVGTQYEERDFNQTRASAQNLLGGLEVVTSGTVRDIDESRLRVQDFGVFVQSEALWNEKLLFTVGARADRSSNNGDPEKFFLFPKAASSYRFQNVLDGWIDEAKLRVAYGETGNQPLYGQKFTNLDLSSVGGLGAFRVGSVRAASDLRPERQREFEAGVDLNLLRNRASMSVTGFRRNISDLLITRTLAPTTGFSSETSNGAEMQVTGAEVSINAFPVQTTNVTWTTRLNWGTNRSKVTRLPVPTFLLGAPQVGGVRIEQGKSATQIIGNDTLPQPGGRVVVPVVMGDGNPLWTAGLSNEVRYKRFSLYALVDQQKGGMLANGTWRHYDLGQNSRDYDELDELGRKKGDVRRTSYLQVTRIFYQNTSFIKLREVTFTWDMPQAWTQSVWKGASNARLSLSGRNLIWWTKFRGGDPEAQNFGGGGAPDAVQRNRELAAYPASRNFWLNFSVDF; translated from the coding sequence ATGCTTGGCGTACTCGCGCGACCAGGGCTGCTGCTCGCGGCCCTCGCGCTCACTGCTGCTCCCCTCGCAGCACAAACCCGCACGATCACCGGCAAGGTGCTCGAAGAAGGATCGCGCGCCCCGATTGCCGCGGCACAGCTCCAGGTGCAAGGCACCAGCGTCGGCGCGCTCACCCGTGACGACGGCGCCTTTTCCATTGTGGGGGCACCGGCGCGGGAGGTCATTCTCGTGGTGCGCCGCATTGGCTATCCGCTCACGCGCATCACCGTGGCGGCCACGAGCGGCCCGCTCGAGATCGTGCTCAAGCGTGACGTGCTCAACCTCGATCAGGTGGTCGTGACCGGTCAGGCCAGCGGTATCTCACGCCGCAATCTGGCCAACGACGTGGCCAGCGTGAGTGGTGCCGACATGAACAAGGTGTCGGCGCAGTCGATCGAAAACGCCATGCAGGGCAAGATTGCCGGCGCGCAGATCTCGCAGTCCACCGGCGCGCCCGGTGGTGGCAATCGCATTCGCATTCGCGGCATCTCGTCCATTCTCGGATCGGCGCAGCCGCTCTACGTCATCGACGGCGTGATCGTGACCGACGTGGCGATCGGCGCCGGCACCAACAAGGTCACGCGTGCCGCCGGTTCCGCCATTTCGGTGGGCAATCAGGAAGCGCCGGTGAATCGCATTGCCGACCTCAATCCCAACGACATCGAGAACGTCGACATCCTCAAGGGATCAGCCGCCGCCGCCATTTACGGCTCGAAGGCCTCGGGTGGTGTCATCATCATCACCACCAAGCGCGGCCAGGCGGGGAAGCCGCGCTTTGCGCTGCGTACGGGCATGGGCACGGCCGAGCTGGCGTACCGCAACGGGTCCCGCCGCTTCCAGACGCTCGATGACGCGGTGCGCGTCTTCGGCCCCGGTATCACCCCCTTCTTCGACCCCAATCAGTATCTCGACTACGAGACGCTGGCGTACGGCAACCGTCCGGTGAACTCCGACCTCTCGCTCAGCGTGAGCGGCGGCACCGATGCCACGCGCTATTTCGTGTCGGCGAGCCGCCGCAACGAAGAGGGGATCGTGGAGAACACCTTCGCGCGCAAGACCAATGTGCGCGTGAACCTCGACCAGCGCATCTCCTCGCGGCTCAACCTGCAGGTGGGCAACGAGATCCTCAACAACGCCAGCGATCGCGGCCTGTTCGGCAACGACAACGCGGGCAACTCGATCGCGTATACGCTCACCAAGATTCCCGGGTTCCTCGACCTGCGTCGCCGTCCCGACGGCACGTGGCCGGTGAACCAGTTCTACCCGTCCAACCCGCTCCAGACCATCGACCAGTTCGAGAACGACGAGAACGTGTGGCGCAACATCACCACCGCGCGTCTCACGGCCGACCTGCTCACCGGCGACAAGCACACGCTGCAGTTCATCGCCTTCGGCGGGGTGGATCTGCTCAATCAGACCAATCTGATCTACTCGCCGCCCACGCTGCAGTTCGAGCCGGTGGATGGGCTCCCTGGCACGAGCGGCAACTCCAAGACCACCAACCTGCAGCGCAACCTCAACCTGAACGCGGTGCATGGCTGGCAGCCGACCAGCTCCCTCAAGATCACCTCGCAGGTGGGGACGCAGTACGAAGAGCGCGATTTCAACCAGACGCGCGCCTCGGCGCAGAATCTGCTGGGCGGCCTCGAAGTCGTGACCTCGGGCACGGTGCGTGATATCGATGAATCGCGCCTGCGCGTGCAGGACTTCGGTGTATTCGTGCAGAGCGAAGCGTTGTGGAACGAGAAGCTGCTGTTCACGGTGGGCGCGCGCGCCGACCGCAGCAGCAACAACGGCGACCCGGAGAAGTTCTTCCTCTTCCCCAAGGCCGCCAGCTCGTACCGTTTCCAGAACGTCCTCGATGGCTGGATCGACGAGGCCAAGTTGCGTGTGGCGTACGGCGAAACGGGCAACCAGCCACTGTACGGCCAGAAGTTCACCAATCTCGACCTGTCGAGTGTAGGTGGCCTGGGCGCCTTCCGTGTGGGTTCGGTGCGCGCCGCGTCGGACTTGCGCCCCGAGCGGCAGCGCGAGTTCGAGGCCGGTGTGGACCTCAATCTGCTGCGCAACCGCGCCTCCATGTCGGTGACCGGCTTCCGCCGCAACATCTCCGACCTGCTCATCACGCGCACGCTGGCCCCCACCACGGGCTTCAGCAGCGAGACGTCGAATGGCGCCGAGATGCAGGTGACGGGCGCGGAAGTGTCCATCAACGCGTTCCCGGTGCAAACCACCAACGTGACGTGGACGACGCGCCTCAACTGGGGCACGAACCGCTCCAAGGTGACGCGCCTGCCGGTGCCCACCTTCCTCCTGGGCGCGCCGCAGGTGGGCGGCGTGCGTATCGAACAGGGCAAGTCGGCCACACAGATCATCGGCAACGACACGCTGCCGCAGCCCGGCGGGCGCGTGGTGGTGCCGGTGGTGATGGGCGACGGCAACCCGCTCTGGACGGCCGGCCTGAGCAACGAGGTGCGCTACAAGCGCTTCTCGCTGTACGCCCTCGTGGACCAGCAGAAGGGCGGCATGCTGGCCAACGGCACGTGGCGTCACTACGACCTGGGGCAGAACTCGCGTGACTACGACGAGCTCGACGAGCTCGGCCGCAAGAAGGGCGATGTGCGCCGTACCAGCTACCTGCAGGTCACGCGCATCTTCTACCAGAACACGTCGTTCATCAAGCTGCGCGAAGTGACGTTCACGTGGGACATGCCGCAGGCGTGGACGCAGTCGGTGTGGAAGGGCGCGAGCAATGCCCGGCTGTCGCTGAGCGGCCGCAACCTGATCTGGTGGACCAAGTTCCGCGGTGGGGACCCGGAGGCGCAGAACTTCGGCGGTGGTGGTGCCCCCGATGCGGTCCAGCGCAATCGCGAACTGGCCGCCTATCCCGCCAGCCGCAATTTCTGGCTCAACTTCAGCGTGGACTTCTGA
- a CDS encoding RagB/SusD family nutrient uptake outer membrane protein: MTANRKSWGRAFALLAGCATAVACNAADIGNFNSPNTSQLEDSPNASTVNTTVAGVLGGARGGAGTWASTLGIFGREIMNLDGAEPRNVLALLIGPLEPGGFGVDVGWTNSYRNLRTAYTILDVIDKVPDYTPAQRSAVKGFVKTFIANEYLNQLRVRDTFGIVFEVPKNPTEQGAFVTREEGYTRTAALFDEARTDLAAGGTAFPFTLTTGFAGFNTPATFLRFNRALKARLELYRGRWSDVLTALNESFLSTASGTAASLNTGVYHVYSTASGDAVNPLFDPAPRAIVAVPEFLTEARNRPDGSRDLRASSKAVVGTVLLATQGISSNVRPTVYSTNVTPLPIIRNEELILMRAEANIGLGNRSAAIADLNFVRTNSGGLAPLATDFSGDLITELLYDRRYSLFFEYGHRWVDSRRYNRLGELRKQLPSHRVFPLVPIPVDECNQRTAALPRGCVNVLGN, translated from the coding sequence ATGACCGCGAATCGCAAGTCCTGGGGTCGCGCGTTCGCACTCCTGGCCGGCTGCGCCACCGCCGTGGCCTGCAACGCCGCCGACATCGGCAACTTCAACAGTCCCAACACCTCGCAGCTCGAGGACAGCCCCAACGCGTCCACGGTCAACACCACTGTGGCCGGCGTTCTCGGGGGGGCTCGCGGTGGCGCCGGTACCTGGGCCAGCACGCTCGGCATCTTCGGGCGCGAAATCATGAACCTCGACGGCGCTGAGCCGCGCAACGTGCTGGCGCTGCTCATCGGCCCGCTCGAGCCTGGCGGCTTTGGCGTGGATGTGGGGTGGACGAACAGCTACCGCAACCTGCGCACCGCCTACACGATCCTCGACGTGATCGACAAGGTGCCCGACTACACGCCGGCGCAGCGCAGCGCGGTAAAGGGGTTCGTGAAGACGTTCATCGCCAACGAATACCTGAACCAGCTGCGCGTGCGTGACACCTTCGGCATCGTCTTCGAGGTGCCGAAGAACCCTACCGAGCAGGGGGCGTTCGTGACCCGCGAGGAAGGGTACACGCGCACGGCGGCGCTGTTCGACGAGGCGCGCACCGATCTTGCGGCCGGTGGTACAGCGTTCCCGTTCACCCTCACCACGGGCTTCGCCGGCTTCAACACCCCGGCCACGTTCCTGCGCTTCAACCGCGCGCTCAAGGCGCGTCTCGAGCTCTATCGTGGGCGCTGGAGCGATGTGCTCACGGCGCTCAACGAGTCGTTCCTCAGCACGGCGTCGGGCACGGCGGCGTCGCTCAATACCGGGGTGTACCATGTGTACAGCACGGCGTCGGGCGATGCGGTGAATCCGCTCTTCGATCCGGCGCCGCGCGCCATCGTGGCGGTGCCCGAGTTCCTCACCGAGGCGCGTAACCGTCCCGACGGGTCGCGCGACCTCCGGGCGTCGAGCAAGGCGGTGGTGGGCACGGTGCTGCTGGCCACGCAGGGGATCAGCTCCAACGTGCGGCCCACGGTGTACTCCACCAACGTCACGCCGCTCCCGATCATCCGCAACGAGGAGCTCATTCTCATGCGCGCCGAAGCCAACATCGGACTGGGCAACCGCAGTGCGGCCATTGCCGATCTCAACTTCGTGCGCACCAACTCCGGTGGGCTCGCGCCGCTGGCGACGGACTTCAGTGGGGATCTCATCACCGAGCTGCTGTACGATCGCCGCTACTCCCTGTTCTTCGAATACGGCCACCGGTGGGTGGACTCGCGCCGCTACAACCGCCTCGGCGAACTGCGCAAGCAGCTGCCGTCGCACCGGGTCTTCCCGCTCGTGCCCATTCCGGTGGACGAGTGCAATCAGCGCACTGCGGCGCTGCCGCGCGGCTGCGTGAACGTGCTGGGGAACTGA
- a CDS encoding DUF305 domain-containing protein, which translates to MSPSSLRLLASAALAAASLCATTACAPAGKASRPLTPAQLVDRDGGIAPYTAADVAFMQGMIGHHAQAVVMSAMAEPNGASGEVKVLAGRIAVAQNDEIAFMQDWLRMRKQTVPTATDDHAAHMQHAGHAGMGGSGGSAAMPGMLSPAQLDTLRSAKGPAFDWYFLTYMIQHHRGAIAMVDELMATKNAAHDDDVFKFVSDVVADQSTEIDRMELMLRKRSRP; encoded by the coding sequence GTGTCTCCCTCCTCCCTGCGTCTGCTCGCCAGCGCTGCGCTGGCCGCCGCGAGCCTCTGCGCCACCACCGCCTGCGCTCCCGCGGGCAAGGCTTCGCGCCCTCTCACCCCCGCCCAGCTCGTCGATCGCGACGGCGGCATTGCTCCCTACACCGCCGCCGATGTCGCCTTCATGCAGGGCATGATCGGCCATCACGCACAGGCCGTGGTCATGTCCGCCATGGCCGAACCGAACGGCGCCAGTGGTGAAGTGAAGGTGCTGGCCGGTCGCATCGCCGTTGCGCAGAACGACGAGATCGCGTTCATGCAGGATTGGCTGCGCATGCGCAAGCAGACCGTGCCCACCGCCACCGACGATCACGCCGCGCACATGCAGCATGCCGGTCATGCCGGCATGGGTGGCAGCGGCGGCAGCGCCGCGATGCCCGGCATGCTCTCCCCGGCGCAGCTCGACACCCTGCGCAGTGCCAAGGGCCCCGCGTTCGACTGGTACTTTCTCACGTACATGATCCAGCACCATCGCGGGGCCATCGCCATGGTGGACGAGCTCATGGCCACGAAGAACGCCGCGCACGATGATGACGTGTTCAAGTTCGTCTCCGACGTCGTGGCCGATCAGAGCACCGAGATCGATCGCATGGAGCTCATGTTGCGCAAGCGCTCCCGCCCCTGA
- a CDS encoding prephenate dehydratase domain-containing protein: protein MTTPTTPIPRVAFQGEIGAFSEMAIRQQWPDGAEPVPSATFPDALARVLAGDAHYAIVPVENAIVGRVKIALDALEAVGDAVEVRAETRVPVHLCLLAPRGATLAELRDVHSHPVALAQCRIFFARHSWLVSTPHADTAGAARDVAAAGERTRGAVASAMAAERYGLEIIARHIEDVSANWTRFVVVSKRD from the coding sequence GTGACCACCCCCACCACTCCCATTCCCCGTGTCGCCTTCCAGGGCGAGATTGGCGCCTTCTCCGAAATGGCCATTCGCCAGCAGTGGCCTGACGGCGCGGAGCCCGTCCCCTCGGCCACGTTCCCCGACGCGCTGGCGCGCGTGCTGGCGGGTGATGCGCATTACGCCATCGTGCCGGTGGAGAATGCGATCGTGGGGCGCGTGAAGATTGCGCTCGATGCCCTCGAGGCAGTGGGTGATGCGGTGGAGGTGCGCGCCGAAACGCGCGTCCCGGTGCACCTCTGCCTGCTGGCGCCACGCGGTGCCACACTGGCCGAGCTGCGTGATGTGCACAGTCATCCTGTGGCGCTCGCACAGTGCCGCATCTTCTTTGCGCGCCACAGCTGGCTGGTCTCCACACCGCACGCCGACACTGCCGGAGCCGCGCGCGACGTGGCCGCCGCCGGCGAACGCACGCGCGGGGCCGTTGCCAGCGCGATGGCCGCCGAACGCTACGGCCTCGAGATCATCGCCCGGCACATCGAAGATGTCTCGGCCAACTGGACCCGGTTCGTGGTGGTAAGCAAGCGCGACTGA
- the aroF gene encoding 3-deoxy-7-phosphoheptulonate synthase, which yields MIIVTTAGITADQLDRLIEHVEAAGLRTHVSRGEQRTIVGCIGEEGKLGELGLTQLEGVERVIPVLKPYKLASREFSLGDTAIRLGDPAGTIIGGREVVVMAGPCSVEGRDMMFDTARAVQESGARLLRGGAFKPRSSPYAFQGMGEEGLRIMAEVRAETGMPIVTEVMDPRQVELVASYADVLQIGARNMQNFSLLSEVGKVQRPVLLKRGLSGTITELLMAAEYIMAQGNGDVMLCERGIRTYETAMRNTMDVAAIPVLKRETHLPVIVDPSHAGGRAHLVTPLALAAVAAGADGLIVEVHPDPACAKSDGEQSLTPAAFAQMMTQVQAVARAVGRDCAVTAAAGGWRDEVTA from the coding sequence ATGATCATCGTCACCACCGCCGGCATCACCGCTGACCAGTTGGACCGCCTCATCGAACACGTGGAGGCGGCCGGGCTGCGCACGCACGTGTCGCGCGGTGAACAGCGCACCATTGTGGGGTGCATTGGCGAAGAGGGCAAACTCGGCGAACTCGGACTCACGCAGCTCGAGGGGGTGGAGCGCGTCATTCCCGTACTCAAGCCCTACAAGCTGGCGTCGCGGGAGTTTTCGCTGGGGGATACGGCCATCCGCCTGGGCGACCCGGCCGGCACGATCATCGGCGGGCGCGAGGTGGTGGTGATGGCGGGCCCGTGCAGTGTGGAAGGGCGCGACATGATGTTCGACACGGCGCGCGCGGTGCAGGAGAGTGGTGCGCGCCTGCTGCGTGGCGGCGCCTTCAAGCCGCGATCGAGCCCCTACGCCTTCCAGGGGATGGGCGAAGAGGGGCTGCGCATCATGGCCGAGGTGCGCGCGGAGACGGGGATGCCCATCGTGACCGAGGTGATGGACCCGCGGCAGGTGGAGCTGGTGGCGAGTTACGCCGACGTGCTGCAGATCGGCGCGCGCAACATGCAGAACTTTTCGCTGCTCTCGGAGGTGGGCAAAGTGCAGCGGCCGGTGCTGCTCAAGCGCGGGCTGAGCGGCACCATCACCGAGCTGCTCATGGCGGCCGAGTACATCATGGCGCAGGGAAACGGCGACGTGATGCTGTGCGAGCGTGGTATTCGCACGTACGAAACGGCCATGCGCAACACCATGGATGTGGCGGCCATTCCCGTGCTCAAGCGCGAGACGCATCTGCCGGTGATCGTGGACCCCAGCCATGCCGGTGGGCGCGCACATCTGGTGACGCCGCTGGCGCTGGCGGCGGTGGCCGCAGGGGCGGACGGGCTGATCGTGGAGGTGCATCCCGACCCCGCGTGTGCGAAGAGCGATGGCGAGCAGAGCCTCACGCCGGCCGCGTTTGCGCAGATGATGACGCAGGTGCAGGCGGTGGCGCGGGCGGTGGGGCGGGATTGTGCCGTGACGGCGGCAGCCGGCGGTTGGCGCGATGAGGTGACCGCATGA
- a CDS encoding serine/threonine-protein kinase — translation MTREGPLSQRDAVRLVQDVAYSLAYAHGRGVVHRDIKPDNIMIERATGRVLVMDFGIARAITPVSEHAGLTRVGEVVGTPEYMSPEQATGDHVDGRADLYSLGLVAWYALTGRTAMAGDSTQRILVRQLTESIPSLAVERPDLPAWRKRIPRRQRHSPRLHRPPHPPTNWRSSPAPCRHSRRGCRGWRGGSEPPLVAPPATPPHARGPAPAAPRAAP, via the coding sequence GTGACCCGCGAGGGACCGTTGTCACAGCGAGACGCCGTACGCCTCGTGCAGGACGTCGCCTACTCGCTGGCGTATGCGCACGGCCGCGGGGTGGTACACCGCGACATCAAGCCCGACAACATCATGATCGAGCGCGCCACGGGACGTGTGCTCGTCATGGATTTCGGCATTGCCCGTGCAATCACCCCCGTGAGCGAACACGCCGGCCTCACGCGCGTGGGCGAGGTCGTGGGCACCCCCGAGTACATGAGCCCCGAGCAGGCCACCGGCGACCATGTCGACGGGCGCGCCGATCTCTACTCGCTGGGACTCGTGGCGTGGTATGCGCTTACCGGACGCACGGCCATGGCGGGTGACAGCACGCAGCGCATTCTCGTTCGTCAGCTCACCGAGTCCATTCCCTCGCTCGCCGTGGAGCGCCCCGATCTGCCCGCGTGGCGGAAGCGCATCCCCCGGCGGCAGCGGCACAGCCCGCGCCTGCATCGACCGCCCCATCCCCCGACCAACTGGCGCAGCTCACCAGCACCGTGCAGGCACTCAAGGCGCGGGTGTCGCGGCTGGAGGGGCGGCAGCGAACCGCCCTTGGTTGCCCCGCCGGCAACCCCGCCTCACGCGCGAGGGCCGGCACCGGCTGCCCCGCGCGCTGCGCCGTGA
- a CDS encoding ATP-binding protein: MLPLRPSILLRLTALNAGVLAVILIAFAWVGFFTLERVVRQRAATVVRESARAVAGAILVERRAAAARGEVETVRGEHEQAVLRELRVGDLDIFITDEAEQLMAARQPEVAQPAVVLPTAVRTLMAQVRAQRDAGALSDSAVVVRDLVLESGPARAALLRVVPEAGDENEPALLITALRSDVDDTLLLRQVRTTILFAIPLASLVALIAGFLLARRSLAPLDAIVTRTAGITAANLDERLPVVHAHDELGRLARIINDLLARVGDAFRTQRQFVADASHELRTPIAIIRGEAEVTLRRSSRSETEYREALTVVHGESVRLSRIVDDLFLLTRVDAGDQPGRDEAMRHDAVDMPALVHDAVRSVRSLADSQRVTLEVEPESLTPATTVRGDAMLLHRLVLNLLDNALKHAPVGTTVRVRQQRTANALHLTVADEGPGIPPAERERVFERFVHGVQRARDAETTGAGLGLAIARAIAQAHGGRIGLLDVPRGATFEVVLPLLSPAGDHP; the protein is encoded by the coding sequence GTGCTGCCGCTGCGTCCGTCCATCCTGTTGCGGCTCACGGCCCTCAACGCCGGGGTGTTGGCCGTCATTCTCATCGCCTTTGCCTGGGTGGGCTTCTTCACTCTCGAGCGGGTCGTGCGCCAACGCGCCGCCACGGTGGTGCGCGAGTCGGCGCGGGCTGTGGCCGGTGCCATCCTGGTCGAGCGGCGCGCCGCGGCCGCACGTGGCGAGGTGGAGACGGTGCGCGGCGAGCACGAGCAGGCCGTGCTGCGCGAACTGCGCGTGGGAGATCTCGACATCTTCATCACCGACGAAGCCGAGCAGCTCATGGCGGCGCGGCAGCCGGAGGTCGCCCAACCGGCGGTGGTGCTGCCCACGGCGGTGCGCACACTCATGGCGCAGGTGCGGGCACAGCGCGACGCCGGCGCGCTCTCCGACTCCGCCGTGGTGGTGCGCGACCTCGTGCTGGAGAGCGGGCCGGCACGCGCCGCGCTGCTGCGCGTCGTGCCCGAAGCCGGCGACGAGAACGAACCGGCGCTGCTCATCACGGCGCTGCGCTCCGATGTGGACGACACCCTGCTGCTGCGGCAGGTGCGCACCACCATCCTGTTTGCCATCCCGCTGGCGTCGCTCGTGGCGCTCATTGCGGGCTTCCTGCTCGCGCGGCGCAGTCTTGCGCCACTCGATGCCATCGTCACACGCACCGCTGGCATCACCGCGGCCAATCTCGATGAACGGTTGCCCGTGGTACATGCGCACGACGAACTCGGGCGACTGGCGCGCATCATCAATGACCTGCTCGCGCGCGTGGGTGACGCCTTCCGTACGCAGCGGCAGTTCGTGGCCGACGCGTCGCACGAACTGCGTACCCCCATCGCCATCATTCGGGGCGAAGCCGAGGTGACACTGCGGCGGAGCAGCCGCAGCGAGACGGAGTACCGGGAGGCACTCACCGTCGTGCACGGCGAATCGGTGCGGCTCTCGCGCATCGTGGATGACCTGTTCTTGCTCACCCGCGTGGACGCCGGCGACCAGCCCGGGCGCGACGAGGCCATGCGCCACGACGCCGTGGACATGCCGGCACTCGTGCACGATGCCGTGCGCAGCGTGCGCTCGCTCGCCGATTCACAGCGCGTGACGCTGGAAGTGGAGCCGGAATCGCTCACGCCGGCGACCACGGTGCGGGGTGACGCCATGCTGCTCCATCGTCTCGTGCTCAACCTGCTCGACAACGCGCTCAAGCACGCGCCCGTCGGCACCACCGTGCGGGTGCGCCAGCAGCGTACCGCCAATGCGTTGCACCTGACCGTGGCCGACGAGGGGCCCGGCATTCCGCCTGCGGAGCGGGAGCGCGTGTTCGAGCGCTTCGTGCATGGGGTGCAACGCGCGCGCGACGCCGAAACCACCGGTGCCGGACTCGGCCTCGCCATTGCCCGCGCCATTGCGCAGGCGCACGGTGGCCGCATCGGTTTGCTGGATGTCCCGCGCGGTGCCACGTTTGAAGTCGTCCTACCGCTGCTTTCCCCTGCCGGAGACCACCCATGA
- a CDS encoding response regulator transcription factor, with amino-acid sequence MRVLVVEDDPRLSGLIARGLREEAYAVDVCADGTQAITQAVVNSYDAIVLDVMLPGTDGFGVVHTLRARHVHTPVLMLTARDAVSDRIAGLDAGADDYLVKPFDFGELLARLRALLRRPEAVQPMQVQLADLVVDLQAHAATRGGVPIPLTGKEFALLELLVRNARHVVSRADIVAHVWDDNHDPLTNAVEVYVNRLRGKIDREPFTPLLHTRRGVGYVLTDIAPV; translated from the coding sequence ATGCGTGTGCTCGTCGTTGAAGACGATCCTCGGCTCTCCGGCCTCATCGCTCGCGGCCTGCGCGAGGAAGCGTACGCCGTGGATGTGTGCGCCGACGGCACGCAGGCCATTACACAGGCCGTGGTGAACAGCTACGACGCCATCGTGCTCGACGTGATGCTCCCCGGGACCGACGGCTTTGGTGTGGTGCACACGCTGCGCGCGCGCCACGTGCACACCCCCGTGCTCATGCTCACCGCGCGCGATGCCGTGAGCGACCGCATTGCCGGGCTCGATGCGGGCGCCGACGACTATCTCGTGAAGCCCTTCGACTTCGGCGAGCTGCTCGCGCGTCTGCGCGCCCTGCTCCGTCGCCCCGAGGCGGTGCAGCCCATGCAGGTGCAGCTGGCCGATCTCGTGGTGGACCTGCAGGCCCACGCCGCCACTCGCGGTGGTGTGCCCATCCCGCTCACCGGCAAGGAGTTCGCCCTGCTCGAGCTGCTCGTGCGCAACGCGCGGCACGTGGTGTCGCGCGCCGACATCGTGGCGCATGTGTGGGACGACAATCATGACCCGCTCACCAATGCCGTGGAGGTGTATGTGAACCGGTTGCGGGGGAAGATCGACCGCGAGCCCTTCACGCCGCTGCTGCATACGCGGCGTGGTGTGGGCTACGTGCTCACCGACATCGCGCCGGTGTAA